From a single Georhizobium profundi genomic region:
- the dctP gene encoding TRAP transporter substrate-binding protein DctP, producing MRHLLSGLLITTAIAISAPQAIAEDFRMLTGWDTSYAPVTAVLDPFMQRLQEESDGNVNITRSGPETIPPFEQLDPVSRGLFDMLFTNGAYHYNETSIGMTLDAVSADPTQLRESGIWGYVDEQYQTLGLKLVAVLYDMNGYNIILKEPLGDNALEGRRVRGTPIYHPLIEKLGGAPVVLPASEIYPSLERGVVEGAAWPTVGAVGFRWFEVADYMMRPSFGQVGHVVLMNLDRWNALDDETKELIERVAGEFEMEAIDIFNDVVAKEEETLASEGMQVTELEGEFLPLIGETWYEGAMTLAAEQNAEAIAEVRRLAEEAGLTGAEGE from the coding sequence ATGCGTCATCTGCTTTCGGGACTGCTCATCACGACCGCCATCGCCATCTCGGCACCGCAGGCAATTGCGGAGGACTTCCGGATGCTGACCGGCTGGGACACCAGCTACGCACCCGTCACTGCCGTGCTCGATCCCTTCATGCAGCGCCTGCAGGAGGAATCGGATGGAAACGTCAATATCACCCGCTCCGGCCCGGAAACGATCCCGCCCTTCGAGCAGCTCGACCCGGTCTCTCGCGGCCTGTTCGACATGCTCTTCACCAACGGGGCCTATCACTACAACGAAACCTCCATCGGCATGACGCTCGACGCGGTTTCGGCCGATCCGACCCAACTGCGCGAGTCCGGTATCTGGGGTTATGTCGACGAGCAGTATCAGACGCTCGGTCTCAAGCTGGTCGCCGTGCTCTACGACATGAACGGCTACAACATCATCCTGAAGGAGCCACTTGGCGACAACGCGCTCGAGGGTCGTCGGGTCCGCGGCACGCCCATCTACCACCCGCTGATCGAAAAGCTGGGCGGCGCGCCTGTCGTGCTTCCCGCCAGCGAGATCTATCCCTCGCTCGAACGCGGGGTCGTCGAGGGCGCCGCATGGCCAACGGTGGGCGCCGTTGGCTTCCGCTGGTTCGAGGTCGCCGACTACATGATGCGGCCTTCCTTCGGTCAGGTCGGACATGTCGTGCTGATGAATCTCGACCGCTGGAACGCACTGGATGACGAGACCAAGGAACTGATCGAGCGCGTGGCGGGCGAATTCGAAATGGAAGCCATCGACATCTTCAACGACGTTGTCGCCAAGGAAGAGGAAACGCTGGCCAGCGAGGGCATGCAAGTGACCGAACTGGAAGGCGAGTTCCTGCCGCTCATCGGCGAGACCTGGTATGAGGGCGCCATGACGCTGGCGGCAGAGCAGAACGCTGAGGCGATCGCCGAGGTCAGGCGGCTGGCGGAAGAAGCCGGCCTGACCGGTGCCGAAGGCGAGTAA